The following nucleotide sequence is from Solanum dulcamara chromosome 7, daSolDulc1.2, whole genome shotgun sequence.
TCTGTTCTCCCACGTGATGAGTTATGGATGTTTATATTTGGAGCATTCACGATTAAAAATTACTTTCAgcattaatttttatatattaagaaTAACCGAACATTcatgattaaaaatattttggataAACCACTGCTTATTTTGTCGTTCAAGGGAGAGACTCCTTTGATTtttaaaggatttaaattggtattccgcttttttttttttttaatattaacacTCAAAGATATAGCCTGTGATGATatgattgttattattttttattaaagtatcattcaatatttattaAGATATCCATATaaagtatatatttattctatttaattagataaatattttactttattagtGCGTCGAACTTAAACACTTTATAGTACGTGTTCTTTTTAACTATTGTttttgttttaaatattttatggaaTTTGTTTCCGAATGGAGAAAAGAGAATCCACCGATGCAAAATTTTAAAGTTGTAAAATATCTAAAAGGTTGTAATTCGAAAAGaaatatactttttaaaatttatttgtcttattttaatttgatacaattttttttttgaatctttctaatcttaaattaaagatatatatataatatatcataacgtcacttaaaacatatttaaattaatttatttcaagTATTTGTAAATCAAAATAactttaacatatttttattatatttggataaaataaaaaaatatttgtatgtatttgtttttaaggcaaaaaaaaaaataaaaaaattctaatatatagctaaaagttataaaagcccgtttggattgacttataagttatttataagttattttcagtttttttgagtgtttgatcgactaatttaaagtcattttgtgcttaaaataaatcctaataaataattgaatttgtttGAATAGATTTATTTTAAGCAGATTTTTTacacttataagttaaaaaaaaagttggacTCAAGCATGCTCTTAATCTTGTGATTTTTAAACGTATTATTTGaaattgtcaaaaaaataaaaatattttatttaaattattaataataagaaaataagtgaaaaagaaaaggcataaataaataaaattggaaGTGGGGTTGCACCCGAGAGCGCACAGGCTTACATAAGTGTGTCAGCTTTATTTACCCCATCTCCCAATTCCACAACACAAAGAAGCATCAACAAAAGCATAAGAGCCCGAATAGgattaaaaaagtaactttatatataaagtgcttttgaaattttgaagtgcttaaatttatttttataaataaatagttgagtgtttggataaaagtgcttataatgtgaattttagtgttaaaagaatattaaaagatagtttgagaatttagttaaaatataagggctataaaaataatttccatggttaaagaaaatgactttaagcattttgaaaaaaaaaaagttaggaatcctaacttttcatttttgactgactttaagaataGACAAACAAGTCTAAAAAGGGgctggttttgaccaacttaaagccaatccaaatgggctctaaaTAGGAAAaatccattttttattttatactagTAGTAAATTGTATTTAATAGAATAGAATACTCGGATACTAATACGTGAATAGTGCTGAAGATAAAGACAATCAAAGAGTTGCAATTCAACAATACTGCTACTTCCTCTTTCCCAAGccttttaatttcaatttcccCAAAAAAAACGCCAATGCTTTTCCTTCTCCCAACTGTGAATCATCAATGAATTGAAGCACATCAGTCAACTTTCATATATGCTGTTCTGCATGCACTACACATCCAAACTAGTCAAAGAAGACTTCAATTTCTTTTTATCTCCTCTTTGTCTTCTTGTTATATCTGGATTAGAAAATCATAAAGAGTTTTTTCCTCAACCTTTAATGTCATTTACCACCGCTTTCCAGCTGTTCAGAATCCATTGCTTCAACCTCTATATATAATAAACAGAGAGCAATTTAGAACCCTCACACTTGTCTCTCTTCACTCTATTTTTTCATATACATCTTTTGttggaaaaagagaaaaatgccCTCTGCTGGTGCTAAGAAAATGAAAGAGCAGGCTGTGTTGGTAGTAGCAGGGCACTGGTTGATGCTTTCTGTAGCAATCAACATTGGGTTGTTGTTAAAGGTGGTTCGTGATGGAAATTTACCGATCGATTGGTCTGGCTCTGGCTTCCACATCAATGGTAATGAAAATGGGGCTACTCTTTCATCCTTATCCTCGTATGCAGCTGAGCCAAAGCCTGATGACCAAATTCTGGAAAAATACATAAATTTGGACCAGTGAGTAGCTGAAATTTCTTTTTCATTGTTTTAACCCTATTGCATGTCCTTTTTTTGTGTCAAATAAGCAAAATTTTGAACCAATCTGTTCAACATTTCTGCCATGCATGCCTGAACTATTTATCAGATGTACtcctataaaatatttttaaactttttttcttttatacttTGCCTTATTTTGTATTGGAATTTTTGGTCATTCTCTGAACCTAGATGTACAACAGTTTTGTTTCCCTTTTTTCCAGTTCCGATCTGTTCAACagttttttttttcgttttccACATTAGAGTCTAACTAATTAGCTTGGAAGGCTCGAACCCGAGTAACCCCCTCCACTGCACACCATCCTTTGGTGCTGATCTGTTCAACAGCTGATTTGCATGTCACAAAATTTCATTTACTCAAGTTTATTTTTTACTcttaaatatctttttttggGGGGTAAAGCCTGAAGAAAATTAGGGTTTCTTTGTTATTGTTGCCTGCAAATGGAGGTGAGGGATGACATGTGAGAAGGGGTTTCGATGTTTTTCTGATTTTTGTTACTTTACTCTTTTTTCCCGGAATCGGTTGGCTATGAGGGGGTGGGGTATCAATTGGTGGAGGCCGTAGGGAGTGGGAGTAGGGTGGTTGGGGTTCTATCTGTAATAGTTAATGGGGTCTAATAAATTGGCCAGATTCGAAAAATCTATTGAGGATTATGTCATATAGCATGAGAGGAGAACAATAAAAATGTATCCGTCAACCAATAAATGCAAGATTCGTGTAAttcgtatatatatttatttaaattactaAAAGAGCACGTTTGGATGGATTAAGTTATAAGTTAGAATTTCTGTATGAAAGTTATAACCCATCCAAACAAGCTCTTTAGTTTGGAAACAATCTTCCCCACCTAGTAGGGTTAAGGTCTGCAGCTCCCTGGATGGAGCCACCTTATGCTTAGGGGTTGATTTCTTTtagtgaaaaattatattatttatatatgattacactaatttttttaatatatatatattaaatgtcGAACTttctttgattaatttttttaatatatatatattaaatgtcGAACTTTCTTTGATTATCTtgtgtatttatttttacaatGTTTGAAccccttatgaaattttttataaaCACTATGAAAAAGTTAGGCAAAATTTTTGGAGAGGGAGGAGTTTTATgttgtgttttcttttttcttttgcttttttgGTTTGTTTATTTACTTGCACAGTTGTTGACTGAGTTAAAAAGCTACAGGAAGCAAAAGGCATTATAGTCATTCTGCTTGCAGTGAATTGTTTACGTGATGTCAGTTCTCTCATTGAGACAAAGACAGATCTTTGCTTGGGTGTGTGATTTCCAATGTGGTAATTGTTATGGGGAGTAGGTAAGAGGGGAGAAATGCTTCACTTCGTACTTAATGATTCTCTGTTCCCAAAGTTAAGTTCTACTGTTATATGCACCACCATATATGGTGGTCCTTGTTCCTTTGCTTCACCATACATCATCATTCTCGTGTTACGTGCCGTCTGGACTCTGGAGGGGACCCTCAAATTAATCAAAAAGCctctgttttaatttgtttgtttggttttaatttgaaatatatttttaacaatGTACAAAGTTTTTATTCTAACAGTATATGAAATGTaccaaaaagggaaaaaaacattctttttgagaaattaagggTGTGAACCAGTAGTAATGAAGTTGTCAAGAGTTATGAGGTCTAAGTGATTCTTTTATTCTAAGTGATTCTTTTTAGTCGCGGCCCAAACACCAAAAGAAAagacattttttttgaaattaacaaggaaagaaagacaaataaattgtaatggagaaagtatattttaatgtttcttttttatattgtcAAATCTTGATAAGGTGGTCATTTTGAATTCCAAAGCCACCATGTTAGTTTAAAGTTACTTTTACTCTACTTGTAATTATATGCATGTTTGTGGGTTTTTCTTGGTTTAGTGCACTTGATATACACATACAGATCCCCTCTTGTCCTTGAGAAGATCTAATGGCTAAATGCTTTTGGGCCCCTTAAGATTGGGAAGTGCACTTTAAGACCCACCCCTTTATACATTTTGGAAAAGTGGGTGCATTGCTTGGTCTTAAATGTTTTGGAGGCATGTTTTTGCTTTTGCCAACTTTTTGGAGTTATTTTTAGGTCACTACCTTTTAGTCCTTAGTGTAAAGAATGTATTTTGGTGGCACTTCTGCCAAGCCTGGTCCTATATAGACAGAAGAGCGGAGCCGATTTAGCCCCATATGACCCCACATGTACAAACTGCATGGGAGAAAATTCTCTTCTTTAGTTTGATTGTTGCAACAACTAACTATGCTAGGCTACTTTCCAAACAGGTTGGGATCGGCTATGAAATCTTTACTCATCTTTATTTTCCATTTGAACTCAGGCCAATATATTATGGAGTACAAATATAAAGTATATGTAAATCTCTTTCATCCAGTCGCTTATTTCCCTAATGGAGGAAGGTCCACAACTCTGCATTACATACCTACTTTTTATTCTATATTAATTCACATTGTAGCAAGGTGGACCACTTACTAGATTGTAACCCTCCTTAGTTTCATGATACATTTATGTAATTCTGATTGCCTTATTCTGCTGCTTAAATAATAAGATTTTTAGATTTACTTGctctaataattattattatcaccACGATTATTGTTTTATGGTTAACTTTCCAAAACTTTACTGCATGGGTTTGCTATACTTCATTTACGGGAACTTAAGTTGTTTATTACTTGACCAAATCTTGTAAATACTGTCTGTGCttgttaattaaaataattatacagGAAGATCCGACTCATTTAAGAATGCTTGTGCGTTTAATTCAATGAGTTTTGAGAATCCTTTTCCATGATTCCATAGTCATTGTGTTCCGGCAGTATGAGTTTTAATGTCTTATTGCACTCAATACAGTGGTGATCCAACTATGTACCAGAGTTACTGGAAGCAGATCGGTGACAGAACCACAGTTGTCATATCTGGTTGGCAATCTGTAAGTTATTTTTCGGATCCCAAAAACCTTTGTTGGTTTCTCGAACCAGGTTTTGCAAATGCAGTAACTAGATTGCACAATATAGTCGGAAATGCTGAGACTGGAAACCGACACATCGTGGTTGGGACAGGATCTACCCAACTGTTTCAGGCTGTATTATATGCCCTCTGTCCATACGATGCTCCAGAGCCAATGAGTATTGTATCTGCTGCCCCATTTTATTCGGTACGTGATGCACATTATATTATCCATTATGAGTGGATTTTAAGAAATGCAGTTCATTCCATTTCTGTTCTTATTAGAGTTGTGcaaataaagatattttagcATGTTTATGTGTTATTTGACTTAGACAACTAAACTATCAGTGCCTGATAGAATTAGAATGTTAGACTTGAACCCAAATAGACTCAAAACGACCTATGCACACTAAGTAGTAGCATTCTTAACTAGaattgttccttttttttttttccttggaTTCATTGAGGTTAATGTTTCTGCCCAATATATCTCCTCTTTGATATTGCTTCTTCTATAAGGAAAACTTCAAACTACAGGACCTTGATGTGCCTTCCTACTTATCTGCTCCTTGGACCGATTCTATGATACCTTTTCTAATATTCGGTATTTCTTTCTTGTATTCTACGTTTCTCTACAAGTAGACACTCTGTGATCTCCAACCTGGATATCCTTAACGACCTATGATATTACTGTTCGAGTAACATATGCAATGTAGCTCCTGTTTCCTTCTTTCCAATTTCTTATATTATGCTAGCCCAATTTATGGACAACAAGTGAACCCGCACTTGCAGACCTAGAAAGCAAACATATGAGTAAGTGAATTCAACGTGCGTTTTTAATACTATGAGTAATCCATCAAATAGCTTACTTAGATGAACTATATTCATCCTTCCCTTCCCATAACCAGactcattttccttttaactaGTAAACCGGCCATCTCAGCGGAACACTTTCTAACCATAATGAACTTCTATTCTCATTTGTGACAAACCTGGCAGCCGCAGCCATATTGAAACTTAGGATTGAAATTAGTGTTGTCAATATTGAGTTTCTCATTTGGCTGCACATGAGGTCATGCATGCTAGGTCTTGCTTtaattttttgactttccaagaAAGGAACGTGGCTACTTTTAGCAAGTTTTAAATAACATATGATAAATGGTTCAGTTGTAGAATAAACTTCACATATTCATATACGTTTTTAACTTCTTGCAGTCATACCCACTGATCACTGATTGCTTGAAATCTGGACTCTACAAGTGGAGAGGTGATGCCAATGACTTTGACAAAGATGAGCCCTATATAGAGCTTGTGACTTCCCCAAACAATCCTGATGGATCAATCAGGGAAGCTATGTTCAATGGGAGTGGACGAATATTGGTTCACGACGTAGCTTATTATTGGCCACAGTATACTCCAATTTCTTCTAGGGCAGACCATGACATAATGTTGTTCACCCTATCCAAAAGCACGGGACATGCTGGGATGCGCTTAGGGTATGTTACTTATCTTGGACTACTATGTTCTCAATTTTTTAGGAACTTTTTGATGAAACTTTGAACTTTCGTATATTGTTCCATGTAAGATTAATATCagaaaccttttttttttttaaatggtaaGAAATAAAACTTGATAGAAGAAACAAAATTCAATTACACATTTACTTGGTCAGAGTTGGCCAatgctatttctttgtttcaaCATGAACCATCACTGTTCCTCAAAATAAATGACAATTCTTGTAGGTTCTATGTTGCTTTTGTTTGAATGAGAATGaataaatatcaacatataattttatttttgtttttatggaAATATGTTGTCTAAAACTTTGCAGATGGGCGCTTGTCAAGGATGAAGCAATTGCGAAAAAGATGGTAAAATTCATAGAGATAAGCAGCATTGGTGTGTCTAAAGATTCACAAGTCAGAGCTGCCAAGATCTTGGATGTTATAAGTGATATTTACGAGGATGCAGAAACCTCTAACGAAAGTAAACGCTTCTTTGATTATGCCTACGAGGAAATGGCTAAGAGGTGGAGTCAACTGCGAGAGGCAGTCAGCAAAGGCCAAGCTTTCAGTTTGCCTACCTTGCCGGTTGGTAAATGCAACTTCAGCAATCGTACATTTGGAACACAGCCTGGTAATATAGCTGCATTTGATTTTACCACTATATGCTCTTTCATCGTAGTCGTAATATAACATCCTATAAATCACGCCTTTTTTTCTTGTCCGCACAGCCTTTGCATGGGTGAAGTGTGAGCAGGCAGATTATTGTGAAAGTTTTCTGAAGAAGCACAAGATATTGACCAGAGGTGGGGAACATTTTGGTTCTAGTAAGAAGTATGTAAGGGCCAGTTTGATAGGTCACGAGGAAGACTATAACGAGTTTATTCGAAGATTGTCCTTAATAAACTCTGAGGAGTCTCCGTGATCGTGAACAGACCTAGCTAGTTAGCTGTATAAAGCAGATGCCAAAATGTAAGAAATATTTTGACTTCTCtctatgattaaaaaaaaatcatcttaatGAATGAAATctgtataaaaataaattagaagatTTGCCTCCTTTGATTCCTCTTTGCCTACATACTCTTTGCACAAATATTGCACAACCATTGCAGAGTCTAAAAAAATGAGTATTTTTTACTTCATTATACATGTATACATTATGAGCGTTTAAATCAAGTTTTTGAAAGAAGCACAAGATATATTGACTAGAGGAGGGGAACTTTTTGGTTCTAGTAAAAAGTATGTAAGAGTTAGTTTGATAGGTCACGTGGAAGACTATAACAAGTTTATTCGAA
It contains:
- the LOC129896604 gene encoding L-tryptophan--pyruvate aminotransferase 1-like, whose translation is MPSAGAKKMKEQAVLVVAGHWLMLSVAINIGLLLKVVRDGNLPIDWSGSGFHINGNENGATLSSLSSYAAEPKPDDQILEKYINLDHGDPTMYQSYWKQIGDRTTVVISGWQSVSYFSDPKNLCWFLEPGFANAVTRLHNIVGNAETGNRHIVVGTGSTQLFQAVLYALCPYDAPEPMSIVSAAPFYSSYPLITDCLKSGLYKWRGDANDFDKDEPYIELVTSPNNPDGSIREAMFNGSGRILVHDVAYYWPQYTPISSRADHDIMLFTLSKSTGHAGMRLGWALVKDEAIAKKMVKFIEISSIGVSKDSQVRAAKILDVISDIYEDAETSNESKRFFDYAYEEMAKRWSQLREAVSKGQAFSLPTLPVGKCNFSNRTFGTQPAFAWVKCEQADYCESFLKKHKILTRGGEHFGSSKKYVRASLIGHEEDYNEFIRRLSLINSEESP